The following are from one region of the Streptomyces decoyicus genome:
- a CDS encoding HIT domain-containing protein has protein sequence MPTTVAPVRITSYGARWGAPPRHDTGALVLDVRDWKWDPADTAVTAPLVPLTGLDPDVRDYVLSDPEARRAVERTGRQVLALQRAAAEEAVHLYVACWYGRHRAPAVARAVADWLAAHGTAADVEHRDITRPLIHREPARQLESCVFCRIAAGAAPAQLVRDWPDALAIVPRRPVTPGHLLVVPRRHVRDVTTDPAVTAAVMQRAAELGAELAGDLNLITAVGPAATQTVFHAHVHLVPRRHSDGLPLPWTPQQQ, from the coding sequence ATGCCCACCACCGTCGCACCGGTCCGGATCACGTCCTACGGCGCCCGCTGGGGTGCCCCGCCCCGGCATGACACCGGCGCACTCGTGCTGGACGTCCGTGACTGGAAGTGGGACCCGGCCGACACCGCTGTCACCGCGCCGCTGGTCCCGCTGACGGGCCTGGACCCCGACGTACGTGACTATGTCCTGTCCGATCCGGAGGCGCGGAGGGCCGTCGAGCGCACCGGCCGTCAGGTGCTCGCCCTGCAACGGGCCGCCGCTGAGGAGGCCGTTCACCTGTATGTCGCCTGCTGGTACGGCCGCCACCGCGCTCCCGCCGTCGCGCGGGCCGTCGCGGACTGGCTCGCCGCCCACGGCACCGCCGCCGACGTCGAGCACCGCGACATCACCCGCCCGCTGATCCACCGCGAACCCGCCAGACAACTGGAGTCATGCGTGTTCTGCCGCATTGCCGCCGGCGCCGCGCCCGCCCAGCTCGTCCGTGACTGGCCGGATGCCCTGGCGATCGTGCCCCGCCGCCCGGTCACACCCGGCCACCTCCTGGTCGTCCCGCGCCGCCACGTACGGGACGTGACGACCGACCCCGCCGTGACCGCCGCGGTGATGCAGCGCGCGGCGGAGCTCGGCGCGGAGCTGGCGGGCGACCTGAACCTCATCACGGCGGTCGGCCCGGCGGCGACACAGACGGTCTTCCACGCCCATGTCCACCTGGTCCCCCGACGCCACAGTGACGGCCTGCCGCTGCCCTGGACCCCGCAACAGCAGTGA
- a CDS encoding barstar family protein: MGEALAGPGGYFGWGWDAFRDCLCGGFGLTAPFTLVWHDADIARQAPAAAVFASDGLLSYVEEIVQILEDAGVTVVLA, from the coding sequence ATGGGCGAGGCGCTCGCCGGCCCCGGAGGGTACTTCGGCTGGGGGTGGGACGCGTTCAGGGACTGTCTGTGCGGCGGATTCGGCCTGACCGCGCCGTTCACCCTGGTCTGGCACGACGCCGACATTGCGCGCCAGGCGCCGGCAGCTGCCGTCTTCGCCTCCGACGGCCTGCTCTCCTACGTCGAGGAGATCGTGCAGATCCTCGAAGACGCCGGGGTCACCGTGGTCCTTGCCTGA
- a CDS encoding alpha/beta hydrolase, which produces MSAFRKPRWPVAALSGTVAAVLMSAVLPTAPPARAAVPSGPSVPARYAHQHLNWQPCAAKPALECARMTVPRDWHHPGTGADLTVEVSRHRAADPARRRGVLMMAAGGPGASGLTRPADFAERSPAVGAVYDVVGFDQRGIGSSTPAQCQTDAEFQDFYAHDFRDRSPAALRGVLDRSRRLVAGCLRHSGDLVPWLTTDQAVRDMDLFRALLGARKISYYGPSYATWLGAYYATEFPGRIERAVLDSNLDFSGTWQEAEGGQPGSFQRRFEQDFLPWIARNDATYHYGRTAAEAKARWEARRRALRDHPLTVGALTIGPNQLDNATIQNIYNAHRQFPQLASALSTLDHWPSATPAERALVAKLFEHYLSPGFAAAFFSVTCNDTPWRRDIGYWLDRSAKDTASHPLVGARELAYAATCAAWPVAAAPRIRVTGRGLPTTLMLNSVHDPATYYEGARAAHRALRGSRLVTVTGGGDHGQYQNGNACVDGIVDAYLLGGAAPDRDVSCAAGPPPVPSGRG; this is translated from the coding sequence ATGTCCGCGTTCAGAAAACCACGGTGGCCGGTGGCCGCCCTGTCGGGAACCGTGGCCGCCGTGCTGATGTCCGCGGTGCTGCCCACCGCGCCGCCGGCCCGGGCGGCGGTCCCGTCCGGGCCGTCCGTACCGGCGCGCTACGCCCATCAGCACCTGAACTGGCAGCCCTGCGCGGCGAAACCGGCACTGGAGTGCGCCCGTATGACCGTGCCGCGCGACTGGCACCATCCGGGCACCGGGGCCGATCTCACCGTCGAGGTGTCCCGGCACCGGGCCGCCGACCCTGCCCGGCGACGTGGGGTGCTGATGATGGCGGCGGGCGGGCCGGGGGCGTCGGGGCTGACTCGGCCCGCGGACTTCGCCGAGCGGTCGCCCGCGGTGGGGGCCGTGTATGACGTGGTCGGCTTTGACCAGCGCGGCATCGGCAGCAGTACGCCCGCGCAGTGCCAGACCGACGCCGAATTCCAGGACTTCTACGCCCACGACTTCCGCGACCGCTCGCCTGCGGCCCTCCGCGGTGTCCTGGACCGGTCGCGGCGGCTCGTCGCCGGCTGCCTGCGGCACAGCGGCGATCTGGTCCCCTGGCTGACCACCGACCAGGCGGTGCGCGACATGGACCTGTTCCGCGCACTGCTCGGCGCGCGCAAGATCTCCTATTACGGGCCCTCGTACGCCACCTGGCTCGGTGCGTACTACGCGACGGAGTTCCCGGGGCGCATCGAGCGTGCCGTACTGGACAGCAACTTGGACTTCAGCGGCACATGGCAGGAGGCCGAAGGAGGCCAGCCGGGAAGCTTCCAGCGCCGCTTCGAGCAGGACTTCCTGCCCTGGATCGCACGGAACGACGCCACATACCACTACGGGCGCACCGCGGCCGAGGCGAAGGCGAGGTGGGAGGCGCGCCGCCGGGCCCTGCGCGACCATCCGCTGACCGTCGGTGCCCTGACGATCGGCCCCAACCAGCTCGACAACGCCACGATCCAGAACATCTACAACGCGCACCGGCAGTTCCCGCAACTGGCCTCCGCGCTCAGCACCCTCGACCACTGGCCGTCCGCCACACCGGCCGAGCGCGCCCTGGTCGCGAAGCTCTTCGAGCACTATCTGTCCCCGGGTTTCGCCGCCGCGTTCTTCTCGGTGACCTGCAACGACACACCGTGGCGCCGTGACATCGGCTACTGGCTCGACCGCAGTGCGAAGGACACCGCGTCCCACCCGCTCGTCGGGGCGCGCGAACTCGCCTACGCGGCGACCTGTGCGGCCTGGCCGGTGGCCGCCGCGCCCCGCATCCGCGTCACCGGACGGGGCCTGCCCACCACCTTGATGCTCAACTCGGTGCACGACCCGGCCACGTACTACGAAGGCGCCCGCGCGGCGCACCGTGCGCTGCGCGGTTCACGGCTGGTGACGGTGACGGGCGGCGGTGACCACGGCCAGTACCAGAACGGCAATGCGTGCGTGGACGGCATCGTGGACGCCTATCTTCTCGGCGGAGCGGCTCCGGACCGTGACGTGAGCTGCGCGGCCGGCCCGCCGCCGGTGCCGTCGGGACGCGGCTGA
- a CDS encoding glycoside hydrolase family 5 protein: MAGLGAPGTATAQVMPDASAAGSSSARKTAVAWTAPLSTRGRYIVDADGKRFRLKSGNWDGAQGSWNGAGDIDDDAGHHSGQNSHGIPLGLDRVGVASLLRDFHALGLNSIRLPFSNEMIHSVAPVPDAAVAANPHLRGRTPLQIFDAVIAALTAEGFAVILNNHTNSTRWCCGLDGNERWNSRRTTREWADDWVFMARRYQDNGRVVGADLYNEVRRDIWDDPNWGLGDNHDWQAAAQEAADRILTEANPRLLLIIEGINWTGLPVDGLPHGRPTLAPVRTLSHTLVRSGKLVYSAHFYGYTGPHHSGATGVGETSDPRYQDLTGDQLRAVLHDQAFFVSAESGQHFTAPLWISEFGIGSDESGPAARTWFAGLTDYLAATDTDFAYWPLVGWSTDRQGRPAGDSWALLRYDNAGGRTGVLDGGDWRAAAWHRLMTAPQRTGPVSPTPAWHMLTLDHRDFIQSLSTRALGDWDSGARKAACPDGERLIGLSHTRGRGLCTDAPTAGDLRTPGSAPEVVRDERYVPAGGDWAPGYSKLQCPERHFLTGYSLRGAKVSAALCMPARASLGRTAETLWFDRGDHRPPGDPGGDFAHGHYKGQCPSDAYAAGIAYTSRPGHQGSPDALLCRSLA, encoded by the coding sequence ATGGCGGGCCTCGGCGCCCCCGGCACGGCCACGGCGCAGGTCATGCCGGACGCATCCGCCGCCGGATCGTCGTCCGCACGAAAAACCGCCGTGGCGTGGACGGCTCCGCTGTCCACCAGAGGCCGCTACATCGTCGACGCCGACGGCAAGCGGTTCCGGTTGAAGTCGGGGAACTGGGACGGCGCGCAGGGCTCCTGGAACGGTGCGGGGGACATCGACGACGACGCCGGTCACCACAGCGGCCAGAACTCCCACGGCATCCCGCTCGGCCTCGACCGCGTGGGGGTGGCCTCCCTGCTGCGCGACTTCCATGCACTGGGCCTCAACAGCATTCGGCTGCCGTTCTCCAACGAGATGATCCACTCCGTGGCCCCGGTGCCCGATGCCGCGGTCGCCGCCAACCCGCACCTGCGCGGCAGGACCCCGCTCCAGATCTTTGACGCGGTGATCGCGGCCCTGACCGCAGAGGGCTTCGCCGTCATCCTCAACAACCATACGAACAGCACCCGTTGGTGCTGCGGCCTCGACGGCAACGAACGATGGAACAGCCGCCGGACCACGCGGGAATGGGCCGACGACTGGGTCTTCATGGCCCGCCGCTACCAGGACAACGGCCGTGTCGTGGGAGCGGACCTCTACAACGAGGTGCGCCGCGACATCTGGGACGACCCCAACTGGGGCCTGGGCGACAACCACGACTGGCAGGCCGCCGCCCAGGAAGCGGCGGACCGGATCCTGACCGAGGCCAACCCCCGTCTTCTCCTCATCATCGAGGGCATCAACTGGACCGGTCTGCCGGTGGACGGGCTGCCGCACGGCCGCCCCACCCTCGCCCCGGTCCGTACGCTCTCGCACACCCTCGTCCGCTCCGGGAAGCTCGTCTACTCGGCCCACTTCTACGGCTACACCGGCCCGCACCACAGCGGCGCCACCGGCGTGGGGGAGACCAGCGACCCCCGCTATCAGGACCTGACCGGCGATCAGCTGCGCGCCGTGCTGCACGACCAGGCGTTCTTCGTCTCCGCCGAGAGCGGGCAGCATTTCACCGCGCCCCTGTGGATCAGCGAATTCGGTATCGGCTCCGACGAGTCCGGCCCGGCGGCCCGCACCTGGTTCGCCGGTCTGACGGACTACCTTGCCGCCACCGACACGGATTTCGCCTACTGGCCGCTCGTCGGCTGGAGCACCGACCGCCAGGGCCGCCCGGCCGGGGACAGCTGGGCCCTGCTGCGGTACGACAACGCCGGGGGCCGCACCGGGGTCCTGGACGGCGGCGACTGGCGGGCGGCCGCGTGGCACCGGCTGATGACGGCACCGCAACGGACGGGACCGGTGTCACCGACCCCCGCTTGGCACATGCTGACCCTCGACCACCGCGACTTCATCCAGTCCCTGAGCACACGCGCCCTGGGCGACTGGGACAGCGGAGCCCGCAAGGCGGCCTGCCCCGACGGCGAACGGCTGATCGGCCTCAGCCACACCCGGGGCCGCGGGCTGTGCACCGATGCCCCCACCGCGGGCGATCTGCGCACACCCGGCAGCGCCCCCGAGGTCGTACGTGATGAGCGGTACGTCCCCGCGGGGGGAGACTGGGCCCCCGGCTACAGCAAACTCCAGTGCCCCGAACGGCACTTCCTCACCGGCTACAGCCTGCGCGGCGCGAAAGTCTCCGCCGCCTTGTGCATGCCCGCCCGCGCCTCGCTCGGCAGGACAGCGGAGACCCTCTGGTTCGACCGCGGCGACCACCGCCCGCCCGGCGACCCCGGCGGCGACTTCGCCCACGGCCACTACAAAGGGCAGTGCCCGTCCGACGCCTACGCGGCAGGTATCGCCTACACCAGCCGCCCCGGACACCAGGGCAGCCCCGATGCCCTGCTCTGTCGGTCCCTGGCATAG
- a CDS encoding TIGR03767 family metallophosphoesterase, giving the protein MAGIATHLPPNRRRFLLTSGAAVAGTGAALALPGQRSSSGAPGTAHAQSLGRTSPARPAGRRAAPFAATTLDTAARLVGSGGYRRITSGPGWPLVVRGELAPAAAGRQDRRTALACFVQFTDLHVADVQSPLRTEYLRAGSPGSWRAQEALSVAGAVSLVEQANAVGGGPHTGRPPAFVMSTGDNIDNHSMRELEWFLTLMSGGRITPNTGDPTSFEGVQNSGLALYWHPDDNLRDQDKRRGLPAVPGYLEAAMRPVVSPGLRVPWYSTPGNHDDLPGGCLAPQDPMLADYVTGARKLFAVPDTDVAAFAKVLKTGGDPKSTVLKEILRHNAARARTVTADERRRMFTPHEYLRAHLDPAFAGAGPVGHGYTEDHLDDDRMYYSFAVAEGVIGISIDTTYRSGHYEGSLGAGQLQWLERTLAAHSSRHYDADGRLVRNTGADDAHILVFSHHHSPSMTRRPDAARAEEKRHDGQDVIALLSRFPNVVAWINGHSHVNRITPHAHPTAARSFWEVNTASHVDYPQHARIIELVDNHDGTLSLFTTLIESAAPHHTDFDDLSSVGLASLYRELSYNAPGLATGLTDGVHEAMAGTAADRNTELLVRRA; this is encoded by the coding sequence ATGGCCGGTATCGCAACCCACCTTCCCCCCAACCGTCGTCGCTTCCTCCTCACCTCCGGTGCCGCCGTCGCCGGAACCGGTGCCGCCCTGGCACTGCCGGGCCAGCGCAGCAGCAGCGGGGCTCCGGGCACCGCACACGCGCAGTCGCTCGGCCGTACGTCGCCGGCCCGCCCCGCCGGACGGCGAGCGGCACCGTTCGCGGCCACCACGCTGGACACGGCAGCCCGACTCGTCGGCAGCGGCGGCTACCGCCGCATCACCTCCGGTCCCGGATGGCCTCTGGTCGTCCGGGGCGAACTCGCCCCCGCCGCGGCCGGACGTCAGGACCGGCGGACCGCTCTGGCGTGCTTCGTCCAGTTCACCGACCTCCATGTGGCCGACGTCCAGAGTCCCTTGCGCACCGAGTACCTGCGCGCCGGATCGCCGGGGTCGTGGCGGGCGCAGGAGGCGCTGTCGGTGGCCGGTGCGGTGTCGCTGGTGGAACAGGCCAACGCGGTCGGCGGCGGACCCCACACCGGGCGGCCGCCGGCCTTCGTCATGTCCACGGGCGACAACATCGACAACCACTCCATGAGGGAGCTGGAGTGGTTCCTCACCCTCATGAGCGGCGGCCGCATCACACCCAACACCGGTGACCCGACGTCGTTCGAGGGCGTGCAGAACTCGGGCCTGGCGCTGTACTGGCACCCGGACGACAACCTGCGCGACCAGGACAAGAGACGCGGCCTGCCGGCGGTCCCCGGCTACCTCGAAGCCGCCATGCGCCCGGTCGTCAGCCCCGGTCTGCGCGTGCCCTGGTACTCGACGCCCGGCAACCACGACGACCTGCCGGGTGGCTGTCTGGCCCCGCAGGACCCCATGCTGGCGGACTACGTCACCGGGGCGCGCAAGCTGTTCGCCGTGCCGGACACCGACGTCGCCGCCTTCGCCAAGGTGCTGAAAACCGGCGGCGACCCCAAGAGCACCGTGCTCAAGGAGATCCTCCGCCACAACGCCGCCCGCGCACGCACCGTGACCGCCGACGAGCGCCGCCGGATGTTCACGCCTCATGAGTACCTGCGGGCACATCTGGACCCGGCCTTCGCCGGAGCGGGACCGGTCGGGCACGGCTACACCGAGGACCACCTCGACGACGACCGGATGTACTACTCCTTCGCCGTCGCCGAGGGTGTCATCGGCATCAGCATCGACACCACGTACCGCAGCGGCCATTACGAGGGATCCCTGGGCGCCGGGCAACTCCAATGGCTGGAACGGACGTTGGCCGCCCACAGCTCGCGCCATTACGACGCGGACGGCCGGCTGGTGCGCAACACCGGCGCCGACGACGCGCACATCCTGGTGTTCAGCCACCACCACAGCCCGAGCATGACCCGGCGCCCCGACGCGGCCCGTGCGGAGGAGAAGCGGCACGACGGCCAGGACGTCATCGCCCTGCTGAGCCGGTTCCCGAACGTGGTGGCCTGGATCAACGGCCACAGCCACGTGAACCGCATCACGCCGCATGCCCATCCGACGGCCGCGCGCTCCTTCTGGGAGGTCAACACCGCCTCGCACGTGGACTATCCCCAGCACGCACGGATCATCGAACTCGTGGACAACCACGACGGGACGCTGTCCCTGTTCACCACCCTCATCGAGTCCGCCGCCCCGCACCACACGGACTTCGACGACCTCTCGTCCGTCGGCCTCGCTTCGCTCTACCGTGAGCTGTCCTACAACGCTCCCGGCCTCGCCACCGGTCTGACCGACGGCGTCCACGAAGCAATGGCGGGCACCGCGGCGGACCGCAACACCGAACTCCTGGTTCGCCGGGCCTGA
- the dacB gene encoding D-alanyl-D-alanine carboxypeptidase/D-alanyl-D-alanine endopeptidase, whose translation MSPSVPHRTARRRLAGTVGVLLAVGVVITGLVQAAPSSAPPTLDPRITSILRKPEYRHAQWGLLQQNPETRKVTQSRSADQFFIPGSTAKLFSVSATWHTLGGGHRFVTPVHAVGQRRGATLRGDLDLVAQGDLTLGGRTRKDGTVDFTAIDHTYANDVPGATLTPQDPLAGLHHLAQHVRKSGIRRVDGDVVVDARLFRPDPALAPAPTPLIINDNLIDLLTSPGARVGAPAGLQWRPKVAPYHVTSAVRTVAAGKPADITVSSSADGTRIRLTGTIAAGSAPVLRVSAVKDPNAFGRTAMIEALKRAGVEVRAKAIGPNPSGQLPKSYQGAPAVARYTSPSYAQYAKLILKVSHNLGANLGICLMSTTTGSTNCEDGFPVLARFLEHAQVDRKAVQLADGRGGNPADRTTPRALAQILTYWQHTPDALRFRTSLPILGVDGTLADSCHSCPSRGKVFAKTGTAAGGDTLNDRLAVGAETAAGYLETRPGRFDVFFAGVNGASTPNADINGVLAIGNDVADVAAHLQQQASARH comes from the coding sequence ATGTCACCCTCCGTCCCACACAGGACAGCCCGAAGGCGCCTCGCCGGCACCGTGGGCGTCCTGCTGGCCGTCGGCGTCGTCATCACCGGCCTCGTCCAGGCCGCGCCGTCCTCCGCACCCCCCACCCTCGATCCCCGGATCACTTCGATCCTGCGGAAACCGGAGTACCGGCACGCCCAGTGGGGGCTGCTGCAGCAGAACCCGGAGACCCGCAAGGTGACACAGTCCCGCTCCGCCGACCAGTTCTTCATCCCCGGGTCAACGGCCAAACTCTTCAGCGTCAGCGCCACCTGGCACACCCTCGGCGGCGGCCACCGCTTCGTCACCCCCGTGCACGCCGTCGGGCAGCGTCGGGGTGCGACGCTCAGGGGGGACCTGGACCTGGTGGCGCAGGGCGACCTGACCCTCGGCGGCAGAACGCGCAAGGACGGTACCGTCGACTTCACCGCCATCGACCACACCTACGCCAACGACGTCCCGGGAGCCACCCTCACCCCGCAGGACCCGCTGGCCGGTCTCCACCACCTCGCCCAGCACGTGCGCAAGTCGGGGATCCGCCGGGTCGACGGCGACGTGGTCGTCGACGCACGACTGTTCCGACCGGACCCCGCCCTCGCCCCGGCCCCCACCCCGCTGATCATCAATGACAACCTCATCGATCTGCTGACCTCCCCCGGCGCCCGGGTGGGCGCCCCCGCCGGCCTCCAATGGCGCCCGAAGGTCGCGCCCTACCACGTCACCTCCGCCGTCCGCACCGTCGCGGCGGGCAAACCGGCCGACATCACCGTGAGCAGCTCCGCCGACGGCACCCGCATCCGCCTGACCGGCACCATCGCCGCCGGCTCCGCTCCCGTCCTCCGGGTGTCCGCCGTCAAGGACCCCAACGCCTTCGGCCGGACCGCCATGATCGAGGCCCTGAAACGAGCCGGGGTCGAGGTCCGCGCGAAGGCGATCGGCCCCAACCCGTCCGGCCAGTTGCCGAAGTCCTACCAGGGCGCGCCCGCGGTGGCCCGGTACACCTCGCCCTCGTACGCCCAGTACGCCAAGCTCATCCTCAAAGTGAGCCACAACCTCGGGGCGAATCTGGGGATCTGCCTGATGTCCACCACCACGGGAAGCACCAACTGTGAGGACGGCTTTCCCGTACTGGCCAGGTTCCTGGAGCATGCGCAGGTGGACCGCAAGGCCGTACAGCTCGCCGACGGCCGGGGCGGCAACCCCGCCGACCGGACCACACCGCGGGCTCTGGCCCAGATCCTGACGTACTGGCAGCACACTCCCGACGCGCTGCGCTTCCGCACGTCGCTGCCGATTCTGGGGGTCGACGGGACACTGGCCGATTCCTGCCACAGCTGCCCGTCACGCGGCAAGGTCTTCGCCAAGACCGGTACCGCGGCGGGCGGTGACACCCTCAACGACCGGCTGGCCGTGGGCGCCGAGACCGCGGCCGGCTACCTGGAGACCCGTCCGGGCCGGTTCGATGTGTTCTTCGCCGGAGTGAAC